A section of the Paenibacillus aurantius genome encodes:
- a CDS encoding MarR family winged helix-turn-helix transcriptional regulator, which produces MANYPLDDEQAASLKLFVILSKAYKTLMDHAVKDIRQYGVSSSEFAILEVLYTKGRIPLQQIGEKVLITSGSITYNIDKLEKKGLMKRVPCPEDRRVTYAEVSETGKLWFDEIFPGHAQAIHERMQGLTSEEKAVAAELLKKLGKAAGKG; this is translated from the coding sequence ATGGCGAACTATCCGCTGGATGACGAGCAGGCCGCTTCGCTTAAGCTTTTTGTCATCTTGTCCAAGGCTTACAAGACGCTCATGGATCACGCCGTGAAGGATATCCGCCAGTATGGCGTTTCTTCTTCGGAATTTGCCATTCTGGAGGTACTCTACACGAAAGGCCGGATTCCTCTTCAGCAGATCGGCGAGAAGGTCCTGATCACAAGCGGGAGCATCACGTACAACATCGACAAGCTCGAGAAGAAAGGGCTGATGAAGCGGGTGCCCTGCCCGGAAGACCGCCGGGTGACCTACGCGGAGGTCAGCGAGACTGGAAAGCTGTGGTTCGATGAGATTTTTCCGGGGCATGCCCAGGCTATCCATGAGCGGATGCAGGGGCTGACCTCGGAAGAGAAGGCTGTAGCGGCCGAGCTTCTGAAGAAGCTGGGCAAAGCCGCA